One Tolypothrix bouteillei VB521301 DNA window includes the following coding sequences:
- a CDS encoding chemotaxis protein CheB: MAPRRVSKKSQPNPSDGKVPPDNQQDNFNELFPVVGIGASAGGLEAFTQLLNYLPTNTGMAFVIIQHMAPEQESVLSQILSRATQMPVREAQDGMEIAPNHVYVIPPNASMTIAQGLLKLVPRSGTSRVFMSVDTFLLSLAEERGNKGIAVILSGADSDGARGLEAIKAAGGVAFAQCQESAQVDSMPNTAIATGQVDFILPPDQIARKLAEISSHPYIASLTTIESETNSSPATSQEALAIIFNLLRKATGLDFTHYKQTTLNRRIQRRMLLYKLERLEDYARYLQSNPAEVMALYQDCLIHVTSFFRDPESFNALKSLVFPVIIDKSPGTPIRIWVAGCSTGEEAYSIAICMLEFLSEQVPRIPIQIYATDISETAIEYARNGVYTLSQVANVTPERLYRFFVQVEGGYQISKSVREVCVFARQNLIGDPPFSRLDLISCRNVLIYLGNALQKKLLPIFHYGLKPTGFLMLGTSETVGDFVDLFTLCDKKNKIYAKKLTASRPNIELTASSYSPTIINPQPFVTEQLPNELEIQREADRIVLNQYAPAGVVVDVNLEILQFRGQTSPYLEPSPGRASLNLLRMAKEELRRELQTAIYQAKQQKLPVKREGLQVREGGNEALLQRIPRIRQITINVIPFQIGASQECFLVLFEDTPLVSELPATDDGSTPSKRRTREAVEIARLKHELATSREHLQSIIEEQQATNQDLRAANEEILSSNEELQSTNEELETAKEEIQAANEELNTVNDELRRRTQEATQVSNDLQNLLNSIHIPILMLGADLQIRQFTPAMEGIFNLISTDIGRPLSDITHKLNVPNLEQQILEVIRTLNLKAQEIQDRDGHWYHLRIRPYRTIDNKIDGAVVVLIDIDDLKRSNAQLMEARDYADAIVETVWEPLIVLNAELRIITANRSFYETFQVLPVQTEQQLIFQLGNGQWDIPQLRSQLEEILASNAQFQDFEVEHDFERIGRKIMRLKARKMPKIDSTQMILLAIEDITEQGRLETAS; the protein is encoded by the coding sequence ATGGCACCCAGACGCGTTTCCAAAAAATCTCAACCCAATCCCTCTGATGGCAAAGTTCCTCCTGACAATCAGCAAGACAATTTCAATGAATTATTTCCAGTGGTGGGGATTGGAGCCTCTGCGGGAGGATTAGAAGCATTTACCCAATTGCTGAATTATTTGCCAACCAATACGGGCATGGCGTTTGTCATTATTCAGCACATGGCTCCAGAGCAGGAAAGCGTGCTTAGCCAGATTCTGTCTAGGGCAACCCAAATGCCCGTGCGTGAGGCACAAGATGGCATGGAGATCGCACCGAATCACGTATACGTCATTCCACCCAATGCCAGTATGACCATTGCTCAAGGGTTACTAAAGCTCGTGCCTCGCTCAGGTACCAGTCGGGTGTTTATGTCAGTTGATACGTTTCTGCTTTCCCTTGCCGAGGAGCGGGGTAACAAAGGGATCGCCGTCATTTTATCGGGTGCCGATTCTGACGGAGCGCGGGGTCTAGAGGCAATCAAGGCGGCTGGAGGTGTAGCGTTTGCTCAATGCCAGGAGTCAGCACAAGTCGATAGTATGCCCAACACGGCGATCGCCACAGGTCAGGTAGACTTTATCTTACCGCCCGACCAAATTGCCCGGAAGCTAGCTGAAATTAGCTCTCATCCATACATTGCAAGCCTTACCACAATTGAGTCAGAGACAAACTCATCTCCGGCTACCAGTCAGGAGGCACTTGCCATTATCTTCAATTTGCTGCGGAAGGCAACAGGTCTTGATTTTACTCATTATAAACAAACTACCTTAAATCGCCGGATTCAACGGCGAATGCTCTTATACAAGCTCGAACGTCTGGAAGATTATGCTCGCTATCTCCAGAGCAATCCAGCAGAAGTCATGGCACTGTATCAAGATTGCTTGATTCATGTCACCAGTTTTTTTCGCGACCCAGAAAGCTTCAATGCCTTAAAAAGTCTGGTCTTTCCCGTTATCATTGATAAATCACCAGGCACACCCATTCGTATCTGGGTAGCAGGTTGTTCAACCGGGGAAGAAGCTTACTCGATAGCCATCTGTATGCTGGAGTTTCTCTCCGAACAAGTTCCCCGCATACCGATTCAAATTTACGCAACTGACATTAGCGAGACAGCAATCGAATATGCCCGCAACGGGGTTTACACGCTCAGCCAAGTTGCAAATGTTACCCCAGAACGGCTCTACCGATTCTTTGTTCAAGTTGAGGGAGGCTACCAAATCAGTAAGTCTGTACGGGAAGTTTGTGTCTTTGCCAGACAAAATCTAATTGGCGATCCCCCATTTTCGCGGCTGGACTTAATTAGCTGTCGCAATGTGCTGATCTATTTAGGAAACGCTTTACAGAAAAAACTCCTGCCAATTTTTCACTACGGTCTCAAGCCCACAGGCTTTCTCATGTTAGGGACTTCAGAAACAGTCGGTGACTTTGTAGACTTGTTTACCCTGTGCGACAAAAAAAATAAAATTTATGCTAAAAAGTTGACAGCATCTCGACCCAACATTGAGTTGACTGCCAGCTCTTATTCTCCAACCATTATCAACCCTCAACCTTTTGTGACAGAACAGCTTCCCAACGAACTAGAAATCCAGAGAGAAGCAGACCGGATTGTTTTGAATCAATACGCCCCTGCAGGTGTTGTGGTCGATGTCAACTTGGAGATTCTGCAATTTCGGGGACAGACTAGCCCTTATCTGGAACCATCTCCCGGTCGAGCAAGCTTGAACCTGCTGAGAATGGCAAAAGAAGAATTGCGGCGAGAGCTACAAACGGCTATCTACCAGGCAAAACAGCAAAAGCTGCCGGTCAAACGGGAAGGCTTGCAGGTGAGAGAAGGTGGTAACGAAGCGCTTCTGCAACGCATACCTCGCATCCGGCAAATTACCATCAATGTCATTCCATTCCAAATTGGGGCATCTCAAGAGTGTTTCTTAGTTCTGTTTGAAGATACTCCCCTCGTTTCGGAGTTACCTGCAACCGATGATGGCAGTACCCCCTCCAAACGCAGGACTAGAGAAGCGGTTGAGATTGCTCGACTCAAGCACGAACTGGCAACGAGCCGAGAGCATCTCCAATCGATCATCGAAGAGCAGCAAGCCACGAACCAGGACTTGAGAGCCGCCAATGAAGAGATTTTGTCGAGCAATGAAGAGTTGCAAAGTACCAATGAGGAGTTGGAAACCGCAAAAGAAGAAATTCAGGCGGCGAATGAAGAACTGAACACGGTAAATGATGAACTGCGCCGTCGCACCCAGGAAGCGACGCAAGTGAGCAACGATTTGCAAAATTTGCTTAACAGTATCCACATCCCGATTTTGATGCTGGGAGCCGACCTCCAGATTCGGCAGTTTACCCCAGCGATGGAAGGCATCTTCAACTTGATTTCAACGGATATCGGGCGACCGCTGAGCGACATTACCCACAAACTAAATGTGCCTAACTTAGAGCAACAGATTTTAGAAGTGATTCGGACGCTCAACTTAAAGGCTCAGGAGATTCAAGACAGGGACGGACATTGGTATCACCTGAGAATTCGCCCCTATCGCACGATTGATAATAAGATCGATGGGGCAGTGGTGGTGTTAATTGATATTGACGACCTCAAACGCAGTAATGCCCAATTGATGGAAGCAAGAGATTATGCTGATGCGATTGTAGAAACCGTCTGGGAACCGCTGATCGTGCTGAATGCTGAGTTGCGGATCATCACAGCAAATCGTTCGTTCTACGAGACGTTTCAGGTTTTACCCGTGCAAACAGAGCAGCAGTTGATTTTTCAATTGGGTAACGGACAGTGGGACATTCCCCAATTGCGATCGCAACTCGAAGAGATTCTTGCTAGTAATGCCCAGTTTCAAGATTTTGAAGTCGAGCATGATTTCGAGCGGATCGGACGTAAAATCATGCGGCTCAAAGCTCGCAAAATGCCCAAGATTGACAGCACCCAAATGATTTTACTGGCGATCGAGGACATCACCGAGCAAGGACGATTAGAAACAGCATCCTAA
- a CDS encoding CheR family methyltransferase, whose amino-acid sequence MSAQRQPQKRFLCNGVQDTDKLSSEFETLLDYLKYNRGCDLTSYKRSSLMRRFRHRMESINIDTYESYLEYLQYHSQEYLALLDDVLINITSFFRDRNAWDYLAAEVIPKIIASKQPDEPIRAWSAGCATGQEIYSLLVLLAEALGLEACRQRVRCFATDTDEAALWHARRATYSSKDIIDIPAQLLQKYFEHTETGYVFHPELRRTIIFSPHDLTQNAPMSKIDLLICRNVLIYFNPDAQASVLTRFHFALNNTGFLFLGKAETALSRRQIFKPVDISQRIYTKGLKLELDDYRFINPTSHRQLATHLLPIQNHFWETTFEIGSSAHLAIDASGCLLHANERARTLFGLSFDDWKRPFQDLTIAKLINANILMQVLHSHQALTVLKNVEWTTEKSTKHFDINISQVFTTKNHLLGVTLKFIETTDCEQLTQELESTRSELARVSKILAEKTSELIMAYNELESTRKELELLHQQTDFIVIENESF is encoded by the coding sequence ATGTCTGCTCAAAGGCAACCCCAGAAGAGGTTCTTGTGCAATGGAGTACAAGACACGGATAAACTAAGCTCAGAATTTGAAACTCTGTTAGACTACCTCAAGTACAATCGGGGCTGTGATTTAACAAGTTATAAACGCTCTAGCCTGATGCGACGGTTTCGGCACCGGATGGAAAGTATCAACATTGATACTTATGAGAGCTACTTAGAATATTTGCAATACCATTCACAAGAGTATCTTGCTCTTCTCGATGATGTTCTCATTAACATCACTAGCTTTTTCCGCGATCGCAACGCTTGGGATTATTTAGCAGCAGAGGTCATTCCCAAAATTATTGCCAGTAAGCAACCCGATGAACCCATTCGAGCCTGGAGTGCAGGCTGTGCAACCGGGCAAGAGATCTATAGCCTGCTCGTCTTATTAGCAGAAGCACTCGGTCTGGAAGCTTGCCGACAGCGAGTTCGATGTTTTGCCACCGATACGGATGAAGCAGCCCTTTGGCACGCACGCCGAGCAACCTACAGCAGCAAAGACATTATCGATATTCCCGCTCAATTGCTCCAGAAATACTTTGAACACACTGAAACAGGCTATGTCTTTCACCCCGAACTTCGCCGCACCATCATCTTTTCTCCTCACGACTTGACTCAAAATGCTCCCATGTCCAAGATCGATCTGCTCATATGCCGCAATGTCTTGATTTATTTTAATCCAGACGCTCAAGCCTCCGTCCTAACGCGTTTTCACTTTGCGCTCAATAACACAGGCTTCCTCTTTTTGGGTAAGGCAGAAACAGCACTCAGCCGCAGGCAAATTTTTAAGCCTGTTGATATAAGCCAGAGGATTTATACCAAAGGACTGAAACTAGAACTAGATGACTACCGCTTTATCAATCCAACGTCTCACAGACAGCTGGCAACTCATTTATTGCCAATTCAGAACCACTTCTGGGAGACTACCTTCGAGATCGGTTCTTCTGCTCATCTAGCGATTGACGCAAGCGGTTGTCTGCTCCACGCCAATGAACGGGCAAGAACCTTATTTGGCTTATCATTTGACGATTGGAAACGCCCTTTTCAAGATCTGACAATTGCAAAGTTAATCAATGCCAATATATTAATGCAAGTACTTCACTCCCATCAGGCTCTAACCGTTTTAAAAAATGTTGAGTGGACAACGGAAAAAAGCACAAAGCATTTCGACATTAATATTTCGCAGGTATTTACCACTAAAAATCATTTGCTGGGAGTTACTTTGAAATTTATTGAAACAACTGATTGCGAGCAACTCACCCAAGAACTGGAGTCTACTCGCTCCGAGTTAGCCAGAGTGTCTAAAATCCTTGCAGAAAAAACATCTGAACTCATTATGGCTTACAATGAGTTAGAAAGTACTCGGAAAGAACTGGAGCTTTTACATCAACAGACGGACTTCATCGTAATTGAAAACGAGAGCTTTTAA
- a CDS encoding DUF4385 domain-containing protein: MSFDYSLDFQSIDFRKNPELYRVGKGEQGVLLVEPYKSEILPYWRFKTPEIARQSSEKIYQMFLEYLEKDDFVGADMARKFLQMGHTRSRRYANHKSGKKYKTNPQKETSIEAVVKARKDILPNEVDPVKAESAAIFKEKWMLAKKNERYCQLLAKHKAIQMI; this comes from the coding sequence ATGTCATTTGATTACTCTTTAGATTTTCAAAGTATTGATTTCCGAAAAAATCCCGAACTCTATCGCGTTGGGAAGGGCGAGCAGGGAGTGCTTTTGGTAGAACCGTATAAGTCAGAGATTTTGCCTTATTGGCGGTTTAAAACTCCTGAAATTGCAAGACAATCAAGCGAAAAAATATACCAAATGTTTCTTGAATATTTGGAGAAAGATGATTTCGTTGGGGCTGATATGGCACGTAAGTTCTTACAAATGGGTCATACGCGATCGCGCCGCTATGCCAATCATAAGAGCGGAAAAAAATACAAAACCAATCCTCAAAAAGAAACTTCTATTGAAGCTGTTGTAAAAGCTAGAAAAGATATTTTGCCAAATGAAGTAGACCCTGTTAAGGCTGAATCGGCAGCAATATTTAAAGAAAAATGGATGTTGGCAAAGAAAAATGAGAGATACTGTCAGTTATTGGCAAAGCATAAAGCGATACAGATGATATAA
- a CDS encoding chemotaxis protein CheB: MLKPDIVVVGASAGGLKAFETLVSQLPADFPAAVFIVWHISPDYPSMLPKILARVTSLPVAHAIDREPIKAGRIYVAPPDRHLLVEPGFVRLSLGPKENRFRPAVDVLFRSAARSYGKRVIGVVLSGSLDDGAAGLYAIKERGGIAVVQDPSDALHSSMPRAAMKAVTVDYCVPIIEMGALLARLVNKAIPEQEDNLVSEKMDIEVGVARQDNPLELGIMKLGALSPFTCPECHGVLLQLKEGNLLRFRCHTGHAYSLNTLLAEVTESIEESLWDSIRTIEASEMLMTHTAKHLRDMNEHEAADLLLQKAKDAKRRAELVRQAVMSNEILSQENLDKEIKLNQANLAREIKLNEEIEGF, encoded by the coding sequence GTGTTAAAGCCAGATATTGTTGTTGTTGGAGCATCAGCCGGAGGACTTAAAGCTTTTGAAACACTCGTTTCTCAACTGCCTGCTGACTTTCCTGCAGCTGTCTTTATCGTCTGGCACATTTCCCCAGATTACCCAAGTATGTTACCCAAAATTTTGGCGCGGGTCACTTCACTGCCAGTGGCACACGCCATTGACAGGGAGCCAATCAAAGCTGGTCGGATTTATGTGGCTCCTCCCGATCGCCATTTGTTGGTTGAGCCAGGGTTTGTCCGGCTCTCTCTCGGTCCCAAAGAAAACCGCTTTCGTCCGGCGGTCGATGTCTTGTTTCGCTCTGCGGCTCGCTCCTATGGAAAGCGCGTCATTGGGGTGGTGTTGAGCGGCAGTCTCGACGATGGTGCAGCTGGGTTATATGCCATCAAAGAGCGAGGTGGTATCGCTGTAGTTCAAGATCCCTCTGATGCGCTTCACTCTTCGATGCCGAGGGCGGCGATGAAAGCAGTGACAGTCGATTACTGCGTGCCTATCATCGAAATGGGGGCTTTGTTAGCGCGTCTAGTTAACAAAGCAATTCCCGAACAGGAGGACAATTTGGTGTCTGAGAAAATGGATATTGAAGTTGGTGTTGCGCGGCAGGATAACCCTCTGGAATTAGGAATTATGAAACTAGGCGCTCTTTCTCCCTTTACCTGTCCTGAGTGTCATGGCGTACTGTTGCAGTTGAAAGAAGGTAACCTGCTTCGCTTTCGCTGCCATACAGGGCATGCATATTCGCTCAATACCCTTTTAGCCGAGGTAACGGAATCGATTGAAGAGTCTCTCTGGGATAGCATCCGCACTATCGAAGCGAGTGAGATGTTGATGACTCATACCGCGAAGCATCTGCGCGACATGAACGAGCATGAGGCGGCAGATCTGCTTTTGCAAAAAGCTAAGGACGCAAAACGACGAGCAGAATTGGTTCGGCAAGCAGTGATGAGCAACGAAATATTGAGCCAGGAAAATCTGGATAAAGAAATAAAGCTCAATCAGGCAAATTTGGCTCGAGAAATAAAGCTCAATGAAGAAATAGAAGGTTTTTAA
- a CDS encoding PAS domain-containing sensor histidine kinase, with the protein MNLENFGRQVHEVRRHTQLLHHRVRESPERQQDLLAEAFEELRTALEELHVAEEELRQQNEQLAMACKEAATERRRYQELFDFAPDGYLVTDSQGKILEANHAAANLLKISKNFLIGKPLINFCPPEERRVFRYQLQRLTDLEEMQEWEIHLQPRQGSIFDASLTAKTIRDNEGQLVGWRWLIRDITSRKQAEEKINAIQIQNLKLQEASRFKSQLLAVISHELRTPMNSILGFSQLLLRRYYHLLAPELREMVERITQSGKHLLKLIEDILDFCKLETDKIELKLQEFNLVELVTRITEDLRPLAERKNLTLVLHSDSKNPNMIGDRDRLQQVMTNLITNAIKFTETGGVVVEIQQVNGERLVFMVKDTGIGIPESEIAHIFTEFWQVDKSTTRKQGGVGLGLAIVDKLVRLMKGTISVESKLGEGSTFRVELPRIQ; encoded by the coding sequence GTGAATTTGGAAAACTTTGGTCGGCAAGTCCATGAGGTGCGCCGACATACCCAACTTCTACATCATCGTGTCAGGGAATCGCCAGAACGACAACAAGACCTGTTAGCTGAGGCTTTCGAGGAACTCCGTACTGCTTTGGAAGAACTGCACGTTGCAGAAGAAGAATTGCGCCAGCAAAACGAACAATTGGCGATGGCTTGCAAAGAGGCAGCCACAGAACGCAGACGGTATCAAGAATTATTTGATTTTGCTCCTGATGGTTATTTGGTAACAGATTCTCAGGGGAAAATTTTAGAAGCAAATCATGCTGCGGCTAATCTCTTAAAAATATCAAAAAACTTTTTAATCGGAAAACCACTGATAAACTTTTGTCCTCCAGAAGAGCGTCGAGTTTTTCGATATCAATTACAACGCTTAACCGATCTGGAGGAAATGCAAGAATGGGAAATCCACTTGCAACCCCGTCAAGGAAGCATATTTGATGCTAGCCTGACAGCAAAAACTATACGAGATAACGAAGGGCAACTCGTTGGTTGGCGGTGGCTTATTAGAGATATCACGTCTCGCAAACAAGCAGAAGAAAAAATAAACGCAATTCAAATTCAAAATTTAAAATTACAAGAAGCTTCACGGTTTAAATCGCAGCTTTTAGCAGTGATATCTCACGAACTGCGTACACCAATGAATAGCATTTTGGGATTTTCCCAATTGTTACTGCGCCGCTACTACCATCTGTTAGCACCAGAATTAAGAGAGATGGTAGAAAGGATTACTCAAAGTGGCAAACACCTTTTAAAATTAATTGAAGACATACTGGATTTTTGCAAACTGGAAACAGATAAGATAGAGTTAAAGTTACAAGAGTTTAATTTGGTAGAGTTAGTCACAAGAATTACAGAAGATTTGAGACCTCTAGCCGAACGGAAAAACTTAACTTTGGTTTTGCACTCCGATAGTAAAAATCCCAACATGATTGGCGATCGCGATCGCTTGCAACAGGTAATGACTAACTTAATAACTAATGCTATTAAGTTTACAGAAACTGGCGGCGTAGTTGTAGAAATACAACAAGTCAACGGAGAGCGTTTGGTATTTATGGTAAAAGACACCGGCATTGGCATTCCCGAATCAGAAATCGCACACATTTTTACAGAATTTTGGCAAGTCGATAAGTCTACAACGCGCAAGCAAGGTGGTGTTGGATTGGGACTGGCGATCGTAGATAAGCTAGTGCGATTAATGAAAGGAACTATCTCAGTTGAAAGCAAACTGGGAGAAGGCTCAACTTTCCGAGTAGAATTACCAAGAATTCAGTGA
- a CDS encoding metallophosphoesterase family protein — protein MRYIFDSPIPVKIQKMKERVRWKHPSLIQCGIDQTSLVLDDGNSENPEFSFMVIGDTGSKPSYGQHPQRLVAELMLTQRDECRFILHTGDVIYVVGSHEYYPQNFIEPYREFLVGGENSQDISYDRMTFSTPILPVLGNHDYYDVPLMYGFIAGTTLPLRRLFRYKDIEIGWHGSYQGNAYARAFLDYLKDFSPGEKLERHLNSHYTAKTNTGRCLRYEPGKFTRLPNRYYTFRYGGIDFFALDSNTFNAPSPLPTTKEGETERRKLEKRRHEIEQEETQILEACSRFNPEIPQEAEQLDALKSKLYQIDEVKIDIEKQLESHHAPPVDFEQLNWLKQRLIESWNTQEVRGRVLYFHHPPYVTEASKWHQSQTLAVRHRLRGVFDDVAETLGSLTQGRPIVDLILNGHAHCLEYLRTTHTGHGDSHIHCIVSGGSGRRPRRQREEGSELMETFEDATGSYSRKIADSFLFVGRNGYDTQKRLPYSFVRIDVRDGSPAKFIVRPFIKERFQGEWYNRELEAFAISNQ, from the coding sequence ATGCGATATATATTCGACTCGCCGATTCCCGTAAAAATTCAAAAAATGAAAGAACGGGTGCGGTGGAAACATCCAAGCCTGATTCAATGCGGAATCGATCAAACCAGCTTGGTCTTGGATGACGGCAATTCAGAGAATCCCGAATTTTCCTTCATGGTAATAGGCGATACCGGGTCTAAGCCATCTTACGGGCAGCACCCACAACGGTTAGTTGCAGAGTTAATGCTCACCCAACGCGACGAATGCCGTTTTATTCTCCATACGGGAGATGTGATTTATGTAGTAGGTTCCCATGAATATTATCCGCAAAATTTTATTGAACCTTACCGCGAGTTCCTAGTAGGAGGAGAAAACTCTCAAGACATTTCTTACGATCGCATGACATTTAGTACACCAATTTTGCCAGTTCTGGGCAATCACGATTACTACGATGTGCCGTTGATGTATGGCTTCATAGCAGGAACTACACTACCACTGCGACGCCTATTCCGTTACAAAGATATAGAAATCGGCTGGCATGGTTCTTATCAAGGTAATGCCTATGCAAGAGCGTTTCTTGACTACCTCAAAGACTTTTCTCCGGGCGAAAAGTTAGAACGTCATTTAAACAGTCATTATACAGCTAAAACCAACACGGGAAGGTGTTTGCGATACGAACCCGGAAAATTTACCCGCCTACCCAACCGCTATTACACCTTTCGTTATGGTGGGATTGACTTTTTTGCCCTGGACTCCAACACCTTCAATGCACCCTCTCCACTCCCTACTACAAAAGAAGGGGAAACAGAACGCCGTAAATTAGAAAAACGCCGTCACGAAATAGAACAAGAAGAAACGCAAATTTTAGAAGCTTGTTCTCGCTTCAATCCAGAGATTCCCCAAGAAGCCGAACAACTTGACGCTCTCAAAAGTAAGCTATACCAAATTGATGAAGTCAAAATTGACATAGAGAAACAGCTTGAATCCCATCACGCCCCACCTGTAGACTTTGAACAACTCAACTGGCTGAAGCAAAGATTAATTGAATCTTGGAATACTCAAGAGGTGCGCGGGCGGGTTCTTTACTTTCACCATCCACCCTACGTGACTGAAGCAAGCAAGTGGCACCAATCCCAGACTTTAGCAGTTCGCCATCGCTTGCGTGGGGTGTTTGATGATGTCGCGGAAACTCTTGGTTCTCTCACTCAAGGACGTCCGATAGTTGATTTGATATTAAACGGTCATGCCCATTGTTTGGAGTATCTCCGCACAACTCACACCGGACACGGTGATTCCCATATTCACTGTATAGTTTCTGGTGGTAGCGGTCGCCGTCCCCGTCGCCAAAGAGAGGAGGGATCGGAATTAATGGAAACTTTTGAAGATGCAACAGGTAGCTACAGTCGTAAAATTGCTGACTCGTTTCTTTTTGTAGGTCGCAACGGATACGACACTCAAAAACGTCTTCCTTACTCCTTTGTGCGAATCGATGTTCGCGATGGTTCCCCAGCCAAGTTTATTGTTAGACCATTTATTAAAGAACGCTTTCAAGGAGAGTGGTACAATCGCGAATTGGAGGCGTTTGCAATCAGTAACCAATGA
- a CDS encoding class I SAM-dependent methyltransferase codes for MTKAKYVFLPLTVIILGILCFWVLSSHKIANADSAPSSVVYEQRRLHSPDGIGKYYMGREIAKVMGHTGAGWLERPSREAEEQPSKVVNGLNLKSNDIVADIGAGTGYMSFRIAPLLSTGKVLAVDIQPEMLEIIEFFKQEKKIANVEPILATLSDPKLPPESVDLALMVDAYHEFEYPREMMQGIVTGLKPGGRVVLIEYRGENPFIAIKALHKMTQRQVKKEMQSVGLVWRETKNFLPQQHFMVFEKP; via the coding sequence ATGACTAAAGCAAAATACGTTTTTTTACCTTTGACTGTAATTATTTTGGGAATATTGTGCTTTTGGGTACTTAGTTCTCATAAAATAGCGAACGCAGATTCTGCACCATCCTCGGTTGTATACGAACAACGGCGTCTTCACAGCCCAGATGGAATTGGTAAATATTATATGGGTCGCGAGATAGCCAAAGTCATGGGACACACGGGGGCTGGTTGGTTGGAAAGACCGAGTCGAGAGGCTGAGGAACAGCCCAGCAAAGTAGTGAATGGTCTCAATCTCAAGTCTAATGATATTGTGGCGGATATCGGGGCTGGTACTGGTTACATGAGTTTTCGGATTGCGCCTTTACTTTCTACAGGAAAGGTTTTGGCTGTGGATATTCAGCCAGAAATGCTGGAGATTATCGAGTTTTTTAAGCAAGAGAAAAAGATTGCCAACGTTGAACCTATTTTGGCGACTCTTAGCGATCCCAAGTTACCACCAGAGAGTGTTGATTTGGCTTTGATGGTGGATGCTTATCACGAGTTTGAGTATCCGCGAGAGATGATGCAAGGAATTGTGACGGGGCTGAAACCTGGTGGTCGTGTTGTACTCATTGAGTATCGGGGCGAAAATCCTTTTATTGCCATTAAAGCTTTGCATAAAATGACTCAGAGGCAAGTCAAAAAGGAAATGCAATCTGTCGGGTTGGTTTGGCGCGAAACAAAAAACTTTTTACCGCAGCAACATTTTATGGTGTTTGAAAAGCCTTAG
- a CDS encoding VOC family protein — translation MLPSSQSLKRALNVGDLRQVHHIALNVHDMQASRQFYNGILGLHELTGDEVPATLVDLVAQGKVANFVTPDGTILDLFWEPDLLPPDPNPERSFTRAYHLAFDIAPDLFDRAVEVLRENQITIAHGPVTRPTGRGVYFYDPDGFMIEIRCDPMGG, via the coding sequence ATGCTACCAAGTTCCCAATCTCTTAAAAGAGCCCTAAATGTGGGAGATCTGCGGCAAGTCCATCACATAGCCCTCAACGTTCATGATATGCAAGCCTCAAGACAATTCTACAACGGTATTTTGGGCTTGCACGAGTTGACAGGTGATGAAGTTCCTGCAACCTTAGTAGATTTAGTCGCACAAGGAAAAGTAGCCAATTTCGTTACTCCTGATGGTACTATCCTCGATTTATTTTGGGAACCAGACTTATTACCACCAGACCCAAACCCAGAACGAAGTTTTACCAGAGCATATCACTTGGCATTTGACATCGCGCCTGATTTATTCGATCGCGCAGTTGAAGTTTTGAGAGAAAATCAAATTACCATCGCCCACGGACCAGTCACTCGTCCAACAGGTAGGGGAGTCTACTTTTACGACCCCGATGGCTTTATGATAGAGATTCGCTGCGATCCTATGGGGGGATAA